From the genome of Pseudochaenichthys georgianus unplaced genomic scaffold, fPseGeo1.2 scaffold_1044_arrow_ctg1, whole genome shotgun sequence, one region includes:
- the LOC117440570 gene encoding urotensin-2 receptor-like: MNCTTNATITPQLGLVLSPGAEHGGTQDSGGGGGAGGGLWVTSLLGVTLMFMCAMGVAGNMYTLVITRSAALRRNGSMYVYIVNLALADLLYLSTIPFVVCTYFAHDWLFGEAGCRILLSLDLLTMHASVFILVAMSVERYRAVARPFSAHKSSTRKRRLAAWIIWGLAFVLTLPMMVMIRLREGKPTASGMVKRICFPTWTYEAFKAYITVLFLTSVLVPGLIIVGLYVGLASRYWAVQASFGGSSRSANRRGLKQKVVSMIFSIVVAYWACFLPFWGWQLAKLFSPESLSALSPAAHNYVNFFVTCLTYGNSCINPFLYTLLTRNYKDYLAQKSQSVGSSRADPVSAVTTPLQEL, translated from the coding sequence ATGAACTGCACGACCAACGCCACCATCACTCCTCAGCTGGGCCTCGTCCTGAGCCCAGGGGCTGAACACGGAGGCACTCAGGAcagtggtggtggtggaggcgCTGGTGGTGGACTTTGGGTGACATCTCTACTTGGCGTCACTCTGATGTTCATGTGTGCCATGGGTGTGGCGGGCAACATGTACACGCTCGTCATCACGCGATCGGCTGCCTTGCGTAGAAATGGCTCGATGTACGTTTACATCGTCAACTTGGCTCTGGCGGATCTCCTCTACTTGTCCACCATCCCCTTCGTCGTGTGTACTTACTTCGCCCACGACTGGCTGTTCGGAGAGGCGGGATGTCGCATCCTGCTGAGCCTCGACCTCCTCACCATGCACGCCAGCGTCTTCATCCTGGTCGCTATGAGTGTTGAACGCTACCGTGCCGTGGCGAGACCTTTCAGCGCTCACAAGTCCTCGACTCGTAAACGGAGGCTAGCTGCGTGGATTATCTGGGGGTTAGCTTTCGTGCTAACGCTCCCCATGATGGTGATGATCCGCCTCAGAGAGGGGAAACCGACCGCGAGTGGAATGGTGAAGAGGATCTGCTTCCCTACGTGGACGTATGAGGCCTTCAAGGCGTACATCACCGTGCTGTTTCTGACCAGTGTTTTAGTACCTGGATTGATAATCGTCGGGCTGTACGTGGGGCTAGCGAGCCGCTACTGGGCGGTTCAGGCTAGTTTTGGAGGCAGCAGCCGTTCtgccaacaggagaggactcaaACAGAAAGTCGTGTCCATGATCTTCAGCATCGTGGTGGCATACTGGGCGTGTTTCCTGCCTTTCTGGGGATGGCAGCTCGCCAAACTCTTCTCTCCAGAGTCCCTCAGTGCTTTGTCTCCGGCGGCGCATAATTACGTGAATTTCTTCGTCACGTGTCTGACGTACGGGAACAGCTGCATCAATCCATTTCTTTACACTCTCCTGACCCGGAACTATAAAGACTACTTGGCGCAGAAAAGTCAGTCCGTGGGATCGAGCAGGGCTGACCCCGTGTCAGCCGTGACGACGCCACTGCAGGAACTTTAG